Proteins from a single region of Bacteroidota bacterium:
- a CDS encoding DinB family protein has translation MDINPVINELSKNKIIFQSLFENLPSDFYLWREGDDKWNLLEILCHLYDEERDDFRNRVQNTLENPQAPFTPIEPGKWVTSRKYSEQNYAEKLKDFLAERDNSIKYLSELQNPQWENEHIHPKFGAMKAKMFLYNWLAHDYLHIRQIIRVKYNYFKEVSGEKFDYAGELI, from the coding sequence ATGGATATAAATCCCGTCATAAATGAACTCTCTAAAAACAAAATTATCTTTCAATCTCTCTTTGAAAATCTTCCGTCAGATTTTTATCTCTGGCGTGAGGGTGATGACAAATGGAATCTCCTTGAAATCCTCTGCCATCTGTATGATGAAGAGCGTGATGATTTCAGAAACCGCGTACAGAACACTCTTGAAAATCCGCAAGCGCCGTTTACTCCTATAGAGCCCGGTAAATGGGTCACTTCACGAAAATATTCTGAACAAAATTATGCTGAGAAGTTAAAAGATTTTCTTGCAGAAAGGGATAACTCAATTAAATATCTGAGTGAACTTCAAAATCCTCAATGGGAAAATGAACACATTCATCCAAAATTTGGTGCAATGAAAGCAAAAATGTTTTTATACAACTGGCTTGCCCATGATTATCTTCATATAAGACAGATTATCAGAGTGAAGTATAATTATTTTAAGGAAGTAAGCGGAGAGAAGTTTGACTATGCGGGAGAGTTGATATAA
- the gnd gene encoding decarboxylating 6-phosphogluconate dehydrogenase, producing MKIGFIGLGRMGGNMVERLIKDGHQIAAYNLTRPEVDAAIKNGAEGADSVEDLVNKLPERKIVWLMVPAGVPVDSNLEILSKLLKKDDIIIDGGNSNWKVTMARGKVLAKLGIHYIDCGTSGGVWGLQNGYSLMTGGNKEAVEYTYPVFKSLAPEGGYTYCGESGAGHFVKMVHNGIEYGMMQSFAEGFEIMEKSPFNIDVAAVASGWQYGSVVRSWLLELAVLAFKQDPGLEQIKGYVEDSGEGKWTVEAAMELNVPAHVITASLYTRFQSRQEDSFAMKVLAALRNQFGGHAVKKED from the coding sequence ATGAAAATAGGATTTATAGGTCTTGGAAGAATGGGCGGCAACATGGTTGAGCGCCTCATTAAAGACGGTCATCAGATAGCAGCTTACAATCTCACAAGACCCGAGGTAGATGCAGCAATAAAAAACGGAGCAGAAGGCGCAGACTCGGTTGAAGATTTAGTAAATAAATTGCCCGAAAGAAAAATTGTATGGCTTATGGTGCCTGCCGGAGTTCCAGTAGATTCTAATCTTGAAATATTATCTAAGCTATTAAAGAAAGATGACATTATAATTGATGGAGGCAATTCAAACTGGAAAGTCACTATGGCTCGAGGAAAAGTTCTCGCAAAACTTGGAATTCACTACATCGATTGCGGTACAAGCGGCGGAGTATGGGGATTACAAAACGGTTACAGTTTAATGACGGGCGGAAATAAAGAAGCTGTTGAATACACTTATCCTGTTTTCAAAAGTCTTGCTCCTGAAGGCGGCTATACTTATTGCGGGGAAAGCGGCGCAGGGCACTTTGTAAAAATGGTTCACAATGGAATTGAATATGGAATGATGCAATCGTTTGCAGAAGGTTTTGAGATAATGGAAAAGTCCCCTTTTAATATTGATGTCGCTGCAGTAGCAAGCGGGTGGCAATACGGAAGTGTTGTACGTTCATGGCTGCTTGAGCTTGCAGTACTTGCATTCAAACAAGATCCGGGATTGGAGCAAATAAAAGGCTATGTTGAAGACAGCGGTGAAGGGAAATGGACTGTGGAAGCTGCAATGGAATTAAATGTCCCGGCACATGTTATTACTGCTTCCTTGTATACAAGATTCCAATCACGTCAGGAAGACTCATTTGCAATGAAAGTACTTGCAGCATTAAGAAATCAATTTGGCGGACACGCTGTTAAAAAGGAAGATTAA
- a CDS encoding glucose-6-phosphate dehydrogenase, whose protein sequence is MEKPKDCLIVIFGASGDLTKRKLMPSIYELFKQNVLPENFIILGVSRTDFTDDTFREAMNESIKEFVKDNVNGDVPKFLEKLHYMSIDTKTSQDYGRLKERIDELNEKHSLDGNYIFYLATPPSAYAMIAQSLGEYNLQDQSVGFRRLVIEKPFGYDLDSAIELNSELHKIFKENQIYRIDHYLGKETVQNLLVTRFSNGIFEPLWNRSYVHHVEVTSAESIGVENRGGYYDNAGALRDMVQNHLLQVMSFVAMEPPSSFASDAIRNETLKVYQSLRPIKEEEVDKYVIRGQYMASTIRGEQVKGYREEVDVNPDSRTETYIAMKFYIDNWRWGGIPFYIRTGKRLPTRVTEVVIHFKPTPHALFGQTDNCETCNQLIIRIQPDEGILLKISMKVPGGGFDIRTVNMDFHYKDLGNVHIPDAYERLIYDCMMGDSTLYSRGDVVEAAWKFLAPIQKAWKNNQGIKIYGYPAGTWGPDNADDLIEDKNVTWRYPCSNLSDDGTYCEL, encoded by the coding sequence ATGGAAAAACCAAAAGATTGTTTAATAGTAATATTCGGTGCATCCGGTGACCTTACGAAAAGGAAACTTATGCCATCTATATATGAATTATTTAAGCAAAATGTATTACCGGAAAATTTTATAATTCTTGGTGTTTCAAGAACAGATTTTACAGATGACACTTTTCGCGAAGCGATGAATGAAAGCATTAAAGAGTTTGTAAAAGATAATGTTAATGGCGACGTTCCAAAATTTCTGGAGAAGCTTCACTATATGTCAATTGATACTAAAACTTCACAAGACTATGGAAGATTGAAAGAAAGAATTGATGAGCTAAACGAGAAACACTCATTAGACGGTAATTATATATTTTATCTCGCAACTCCCCCAAGCGCGTATGCAATGATTGCTCAAAGTCTGGGCGAATATAATTTACAGGACCAGTCAGTTGGATTCAGAAGGCTCGTAATAGAAAAGCCATTTGGATATGATTTGGATTCGGCCATTGAATTAAACAGCGAGCTTCATAAAATTTTCAAAGAAAATCAGATTTATAGAATTGACCACTATCTCGGTAAAGAGACTGTTCAGAATTTATTGGTCACAAGATTTTCAAACGGAATTTTTGAACCGCTGTGGAACAGAAGTTATGTTCATCATGTCGAAGTTACTTCAGCAGAAAGCATAGGAGTAGAAAACCGCGGAGGTTATTACGATAATGCAGGAGCGCTGAGAGATATGGTTCAGAATCATCTGCTTCAGGTAATGAGTTTCGTTGCCATGGAGCCGCCATCCTCTTTTGCTTCGGATGCGATTAGAAATGAGACATTAAAAGTTTATCAGTCACTAAGACCAATTAAGGAAGAGGAAGTAGATAAATATGTAATTCGCGGTCAGTATATGGCTTCAACAATAAGAGGCGAACAGGTTAAGGGTTACAGGGAAGAAGTGGATGTGAATCCTGACTCAAGAACTGAGACATACATTGCAATGAAGTTCTATATAGATAACTGGCGTTGGGGCGGAATACCATTCTACATAAGAACCGGTAAGCGCCTTCCTACCAGAGTAACTGAAGTTGTTATTCATTTTAAACCTACCCCTCATGCCTTGTTTGGACAGACAGATAATTGTGAAACATGTAATCAATTAATCATTCGTATTCAACCGGACGAAGGTATACTTTTGAAAATTAGTATGAAAGTCCCCGGAGGCGGTTTTGATATCAGAACAGTCAACATGGATTTCCATTATAAAGATTTAGGAAACGTTCATATACCCGATGCATACGAAAGATTGATTTATGACTGCATGATGGGAGATTCAACTTTATATTCACGCGGTGATGTTGTTGAAGCGGCTTGGAAATTTCTTGCTCCGATACAGAAGGCATGGAAGAATAATCAGGGCATTAAAATTTACGGATACCCCGCAGGAACATGGGGACCGGATAATGCAGATGATTTAATTGAGGATAAAAATGTTACCTGGCGATATCCTTGCAGTAATCTTTCCGATGACGGCACTTATTGTGAATTATAA
- the pgl gene encoding 6-phosphogluconolactonase — protein sequence MNPIIKIFKTPELLAEAFADFIADDINLKDKYYISLSGGSTPKIVFKVLAERYSEKVDWSKVHFFWGDERCVPPDSDESNYKMTKDFLLDKINIPPENIHRIRGEDEPNEEAKRYSDEILKTVPFRSNLPCFDFVMLGLGEDGHTASIFPGRLDLFESDNICEAVKQPVTNQNRITITGRIINNSQQGAFLVTGKNKANIAAKILHDGVQSNNYPASYVKLNTGILYWFMDVDSSSLISL from the coding sequence ATGAATCCGATTATTAAAATATTTAAAACGCCTGAGTTACTTGCAGAAGCGTTTGCAGATTTTATTGCTGATGACATCAACTTAAAAGATAAATATTACATCTCTCTTTCAGGCGGCTCTACACCAAAAATTGTATTTAAAGTCTTAGCTGAGCGATATTCAGAAAAAGTTGACTGGTCGAAAGTCCATTTCTTCTGGGGAGATGAGAGATGCGTACCTCCTGACTCAGATGAAAGTAACTACAAAATGACAAAAGATTTTCTATTGGATAAAATAAATATTCCACCTGAAAATATACACAGAATCAGAGGAGAAGATGAACCCAATGAAGAAGCAAAAAGATATTCAGATGAAATTTTAAAAACAGTCCCGTTCAGAAGTAATTTGCCGTGCTTCGATTTTGTAATGCTGGGGTTAGGAGAGGACGGTCATACAGCATCAATTTTTCCGGGTAGACTAGATTTGTTTGAATCAGATAATATTTGTGAAGCGGTAAAGCAGCCGGTTACAAATCAGAATAGAATAACAATTACAGGAAGGATAATTAACAATTCTCAACAAGGGGCGTTTTTAGTAACGGGAAAAAATAAAGCGAACATAGCTGCAAAGATTTTACATGACGGCGTGCAATCGAATAATTATCCTGCATCATATGTTAAACTAAATACCGGAATACTTTACTGGTTTATGGATGTAGACAGTTCATCCCTGATTAGCTTATAA